The proteins below come from a single Mytilus edulis chromosome 5, xbMytEdul2.2, whole genome shotgun sequence genomic window:
- the LOC139523680 gene encoding uncharacterized protein isoform X5, with the protein MASILLFAALYFLTADVGSEAMSLAPLTTTSSNCVDATFVNCKDSHVCSDTNMRKYCPVTCGVCSTKTYSCHDDHVFNCNKNVCGFPSLKKFCPVTCGTCGYGAGSGPGGTGMVNNSNCMDLVSNCKEYPRRFCQEPYVGWAEHHCPKYCNFCVSNTGSKTNSSVIVTGYGGPGPGGTGIPNTVTCEDRISSCKQYGRYACLDPYADWAKHNCAKTCRFCAQLAP; encoded by the exons ATGGCGTCCATTTTATTATTTGCTGCACTTTATTTTTTAACAGCTGATG TAGGATCGGAAGCCATGTCGCTAGCTCCATTAACAACTACATCATCAAATTGCGTGGACGCTACTTTTGTCAACTGTAAAGATAGTCATGTGTGTAGTGATACCAACATGAGGAAATACTGTCCTGTGACCTGTGGGGTTTGCAgtactaaaacat ACTCTTGTCATGATGATCATGTCTTTAACTGCAACAAAAATGTTTGTGGATTTCCTTCGCTTAAAAAATTCTGTCCAGTTACGTGTGGAACATGTG GGTATGGCGCAGGTTCTGGGCCAGGTGGCACTGGGATGGTCAACA ATAGCAATTGCATGGATTTGGTATCTAACTGCAAGGAATACCCTCGAAGATTTTGTCAAGAACCCTATGTCGGTTGGGCTGAACATCATTGCCCTAAATATTGTAACTTTTGCG tGAGCAACACAGGCAGCAAAACCAATTCTTCCGTAATAGTAACAG gGTATGGCGGTCCAGGACCAGGCGGCACTGGAATTCCCAACA cCGTAACCTGTGAAGATCGGATTAGTAGTTGTAAACAATATGGTCGTTATGCTTGCCTTGATCCATATGCTGACTGGGCAAAACACAATTGTGCTAAAACTTGCAGGTTTTGTG CTCAACTTGCACCATGA
- the LOC139523680 gene encoding uncharacterized protein isoform X2 — MASILLFAALYFLTADGSEAMSLAPLTTTSSNCVDATFVNCKDSHVCSDTNMRKYCPVTCGVCSTKTYSCHDDHVFNCNKNVCGFPSLKKFCPVTCGTCGYGAGSGPGGTGMVNNSNCMDLVSNCKEYPRRFCQEPYVGWAEHHCPKYCNFCVSNTGSKTNSSVIVTGYGGPGPGGTGIPNNGNCTDLVSNCNAFDLSVCREPYLDWAKNHCPKYCDLCGSVGSTGSNTNTNVGTVATVTCEDRISSCKQYGRYACLDPYADWAKHNCAKTCRFCAQLAP; from the exons ATGGCGTCCATTTTATTATTTGCTGCACTTTATTTTTTAACAGCTGATG GATCGGAAGCCATGTCGCTAGCTCCATTAACAACTACATCATCAAATTGCGTGGACGCTACTTTTGTCAACTGTAAAGATAGTCATGTGTGTAGTGATACCAACATGAGGAAATACTGTCCTGTGACCTGTGGGGTTTGCAgtactaaaacat ACTCTTGTCATGATGATCATGTCTTTAACTGCAACAAAAATGTTTGTGGATTTCCTTCGCTTAAAAAATTCTGTCCAGTTACGTGTGGAACATGTG GGTATGGCGCAGGTTCTGGGCCAGGTGGCACTGGGATGGTCAACA ATAGCAATTGCATGGATTTGGTATCTAACTGCAAGGAATACCCTCGAAGATTTTGTCAAGAACCCTATGTCGGTTGGGCTGAACATCATTGCCCTAAATATTGTAACTTTTGCG tGAGCAACACAGGCAGCAAAACCAATTCTTCCGTAATAGTAACAG gGTATGGCGGTCCAGGACCAGGCGGCACTGGAATTCCCAACA ATGGTAATTGCACGGATTTGGTATCTAACTGCAATGCCTTCGATCTGAGTGTTTGTCGTGAACCCTATCTTGATTGGGCTAAAAACCATTGCCCTAAGTATTGTGACCTTTGCG gCAGTGTAGGCAGTACAGGCAGTAATACAAATACAAACGTTGGAACAGTCGCCA cCGTAACCTGTGAAGATCGGATTAGTAGTTGTAAACAATATGGTCGTTATGCTTGCCTTGATCCATATGCTGACTGGGCAAAACACAATTGTGCTAAAACTTGCAGGTTTTGTG CTCAACTTGCACCATGA
- the LOC139523680 gene encoding uncharacterized protein isoform X1, with the protein MASILLFAALYFLTADVGSEAMSLAPLTTTSSNCVDATFVNCKDSHVCSDTNMRKYCPVTCGVCSTKTYSCHDDHVFNCNKNVCGFPSLKKFCPVTCGTCGYGAGSGPGGTGMVNNSNCMDLVSNCKEYPRRFCQEPYVGWAEHHCPKYCNFCVSNTGSKTNSSVIVTGYGGPGPGGTGIPNNGNCTDLVSNCNAFDLSVCREPYLDWAKNHCPKYCDLCGSVGSTGSNTNTNVGTVATVTCEDRISSCKQYGRYACLDPYADWAKHNCAKTCRFCAQLAP; encoded by the exons ATGGCGTCCATTTTATTATTTGCTGCACTTTATTTTTTAACAGCTGATG TAGGATCGGAAGCCATGTCGCTAGCTCCATTAACAACTACATCATCAAATTGCGTGGACGCTACTTTTGTCAACTGTAAAGATAGTCATGTGTGTAGTGATACCAACATGAGGAAATACTGTCCTGTGACCTGTGGGGTTTGCAgtactaaaacat ACTCTTGTCATGATGATCATGTCTTTAACTGCAACAAAAATGTTTGTGGATTTCCTTCGCTTAAAAAATTCTGTCCAGTTACGTGTGGAACATGTG GGTATGGCGCAGGTTCTGGGCCAGGTGGCACTGGGATGGTCAACA ATAGCAATTGCATGGATTTGGTATCTAACTGCAAGGAATACCCTCGAAGATTTTGTCAAGAACCCTATGTCGGTTGGGCTGAACATCATTGCCCTAAATATTGTAACTTTTGCG tGAGCAACACAGGCAGCAAAACCAATTCTTCCGTAATAGTAACAG gGTATGGCGGTCCAGGACCAGGCGGCACTGGAATTCCCAACA ATGGTAATTGCACGGATTTGGTATCTAACTGCAATGCCTTCGATCTGAGTGTTTGTCGTGAACCCTATCTTGATTGGGCTAAAAACCATTGCCCTAAGTATTGTGACCTTTGCG gCAGTGTAGGCAGTACAGGCAGTAATACAAATACAAACGTTGGAACAGTCGCCA cCGTAACCTGTGAAGATCGGATTAGTAGTTGTAAACAATATGGTCGTTATGCTTGCCTTGATCCATATGCTGACTGGGCAAAACACAATTGTGCTAAAACTTGCAGGTTTTGTG CTCAACTTGCACCATGA
- the LOC139523680 gene encoding uncharacterized protein isoform X3, whose amino-acid sequence MASILLFAALYFLTADVGSEAMSLAPLTTTSSNCVDATFVNCKDSHVCSDTNMRKYCPVTCGVCSTKTYSCHDDHVFNCNKNVCGFPSLKKFCPVTCGTCGYGAGSGPGGTGMVNNSNCMDLVSNCKEYPRRFCQEPYVGWAEHHCPKYCNFCVSNTGSKTNSSVIVTGYGGPGPGGTGIPNSSVGSTGSNTNTNVGTVATVTCEDRISSCKQYGRYACLDPYADWAKHNCAKTCRFCAQLAP is encoded by the exons ATGGCGTCCATTTTATTATTTGCTGCACTTTATTTTTTAACAGCTGATG TAGGATCGGAAGCCATGTCGCTAGCTCCATTAACAACTACATCATCAAATTGCGTGGACGCTACTTTTGTCAACTGTAAAGATAGTCATGTGTGTAGTGATACCAACATGAGGAAATACTGTCCTGTGACCTGTGGGGTTTGCAgtactaaaacat ACTCTTGTCATGATGATCATGTCTTTAACTGCAACAAAAATGTTTGTGGATTTCCTTCGCTTAAAAAATTCTGTCCAGTTACGTGTGGAACATGTG GGTATGGCGCAGGTTCTGGGCCAGGTGGCACTGGGATGGTCAACA ATAGCAATTGCATGGATTTGGTATCTAACTGCAAGGAATACCCTCGAAGATTTTGTCAAGAACCCTATGTCGGTTGGGCTGAACATCATTGCCCTAAATATTGTAACTTTTGCG tGAGCAACACAGGCAGCAAAACCAATTCTTCCGTAATAGTAACAG gGTATGGCGGTCCAGGACCAGGCGGCACTGGAATTCCCAACA gCAGTGTAGGCAGTACAGGCAGTAATACAAATACAAACGTTGGAACAGTCGCCA cCGTAACCTGTGAAGATCGGATTAGTAGTTGTAAACAATATGGTCGTTATGCTTGCCTTGATCCATATGCTGACTGGGCAAAACACAATTGTGCTAAAACTTGCAGGTTTTGTG CTCAACTTGCACCATGA
- the LOC139523680 gene encoding uncharacterized protein isoform X4, with product MASILLFAALYFLTADVGSEAMSLAPLTTTSSNCVDATFVNCKDSHVCSDTNMRKYCPVTCGVCSTKTYSCHDDHVFNCNKNVCGFPSLKKFCPVTCGTCGYGAGSGPGGTGMVNNSNCMDLVSNCKEYPRRFCQEPYVGWAEHHCPKYCNFCVSNTGSKTNSSVIVTGSVGSTGSNTNTNVGTVATVTCEDRISSCKQYGRYACLDPYADWAKHNCAKTCRFCAQLAP from the exons ATGGCGTCCATTTTATTATTTGCTGCACTTTATTTTTTAACAGCTGATG TAGGATCGGAAGCCATGTCGCTAGCTCCATTAACAACTACATCATCAAATTGCGTGGACGCTACTTTTGTCAACTGTAAAGATAGTCATGTGTGTAGTGATACCAACATGAGGAAATACTGTCCTGTGACCTGTGGGGTTTGCAgtactaaaacat ACTCTTGTCATGATGATCATGTCTTTAACTGCAACAAAAATGTTTGTGGATTTCCTTCGCTTAAAAAATTCTGTCCAGTTACGTGTGGAACATGTG GGTATGGCGCAGGTTCTGGGCCAGGTGGCACTGGGATGGTCAACA ATAGCAATTGCATGGATTTGGTATCTAACTGCAAGGAATACCCTCGAAGATTTTGTCAAGAACCCTATGTCGGTTGGGCTGAACATCATTGCCCTAAATATTGTAACTTTTGCG tGAGCAACACAGGCAGCAAAACCAATTCTTCCGTAATAGTAACAG gCAGTGTAGGCAGTACAGGCAGTAATACAAATACAAACGTTGGAACAGTCGCCA cCGTAACCTGTGAAGATCGGATTAGTAGTTGTAAACAATATGGTCGTTATGCTTGCCTTGATCCATATGCTGACTGGGCAAAACACAATTGTGCTAAAACTTGCAGGTTTTGTG CTCAACTTGCACCATGA